In Pirellula sp. SH-Sr6A, the DNA window TGTGGCAGTCCTGGCAAGAAACACCTTTTTTGCACGCGGGTCCTTGTCGGTACTGCTGGTAAACAATTTCCAGACCGATACCGGGTTGCACGACGACTTGGTGGCAGCCAGCGCAGAACGAGCTATCGGAGAGTTGTTCAAACTGAATCGCCCCATTGTGAATGGGTTGGAGCGATCGCTTGTCCTCGAGGGTCGTTTTGACTTTGAAATGGTCCTTGTCTGCGATGACTGCTTGCACTCCGTCTCCACCGAGATTTCCGACAACGGGGTCGACCTCGCTCCCGGTTTCAATTCGTCGTTCACCGTTGACTCGTCCGTAGCGTTCGACGACGCGGTGGCATGCGATGCAGGTGATTCCTTCACGAAAGACGGCAGGGCCATCGAAGATTGCCGCATCGCGTGGGAAATCGGTTTGGGTTGCGACGGGCGCGTGACAGCGAAGGCAAAACGTACCTGAAGTCCCGCGGGTCAGTTCTGCAACTTTCTGTTCAAACCGCGTGAACATGGGCGAAACCGCCGCATAGGCGTGTCCGCTCACACGCCACTCGTCGTAGATCTTCTGGTGGCATTTGGCGCACTGGATGGCAGAGGGGTAACGTTCTTTGGCGAAGATTTCCCAGTGAGGATCCACTCCGTCCGGTGTGTTCGGTGCGCTGCCGGCGGACTGAGCCCGTTCCATCTCTTGTTTGGCATCGGGACCAAGACCTGATAGCGGGTCCGCGTCGGCCTGTGGAGTCGGAGTCACGAGCAAATCGTCGTCTTGCCCCGTTGAATACGAAATGCTTCGGGCCCCGATCGAGTGGGCCCCGATCGAGTGGGGTGCGATCGAGTGGGGTGCGACCATCGTCCCCGAGGGGTGAATGGGCGTTTGGCCGACCGCCGTCGCTTGGCCAAACGTTGGCGGAGCAAACGTTGGCGGAGCAAAAGTAGGTGGTGCAAAAGTAGGTGGAGCAAACGGCGAGGACTGCGGTGCCGGAGTTTGAACGATCATAGCGGGCCCCGAGGCTTTTGCAGGATCTTTTCGCTGTTCCAGCCATTTCCTCAGGACCTGTTCGTCGGCGGTCCAAGCGTTCCTGTCTGGCGAAGTACAAATCCCAGGCACTTGTGCCCAGCTGCACGATGCGAGCTGCCAAGCCAGCAACAAGGCGAATGGAACAGTTCGAAGGGGCAGGGGCATTGCGGTCATCGGCTATCCGGGAGGTCGAAGGGGCACACGATCCGTTCAATTCGATCGACCGCCAAACCCGTTATCCACAGAATTCCTACTACATGAAGCACGACAGGAAAAAGCGACAGGGGTCCCTCAACTACCCCAAGTTCTATATCCGGCAAAGCTTTCCAATCAAAGCAGGAAAATTCACCTGTTTTTGTCCCGAAGCTACGTCCTCGCGTGCTGGGAAACCCAAGGTTAGGAGGACGGTTGCAGGTTTCACTGCTTGAATCGAGTTGCCTTATGGAGCTTTACCATGATCGATCATTCGCCTGCTTATCGATGCAAGATTGCGGACACGCAATCGGGTGCATGGCTCAAGCTAGGTTCGAGGAAGAAGCCTGTTCAGGTGGTGGAGCAGAGCCGCGACATGTTTACGGTTCGCGTATCACGATCCCTCGCACAAAAAGTAAGAGTAGGCGGCGAGTTTCGATTTTTCTATCAAGACATGTTGTGGTCGGTATTGTGCAAGCACAAATGGATCAGCCAGAACGAACTTGTTGACTTGGAATTTGAACCGCTTCGAGAATTGACGGCGCCCAAGATTCAAAAGGATGGATGGTTCGGCCGATCGACGCCGCTCGCCTCGACGACCCCCTTGGACGGGACGCTTGCCGTCGTCTTTTTGGGGACGATTCTGCTTTCGATCTTGATCATGCCCGCTTGGGGAGGTCAGTGGGGTACCTCCAAATTGATTTGCGAT includes these proteins:
- a CDS encoding multiheme c-type cytochrome translates to MTAMPLPLRTVPFALLLAWQLASCSWAQVPGICTSPDRNAWTADEQVLRKWLEQRKDPAKASGPAMIVQTPAPQSSPFAPPTFAPPTFAPPTFAPPTFGQATAVGQTPIHPSGTMVAPHSIAPHSIGAHSIGARSISYSTGQDDDLLVTPTPQADADPLSGLGPDAKQEMERAQSAGSAPNTPDGVDPHWEIFAKERYPSAIQCAKCHQKIYDEWRVSGHAYAAVSPMFTRFEQKVAELTRGTSGTFCLRCHAPVATQTDFPRDAAIFDGPAVFREGITCIACHRVVERYGRVNGERRIETGSEVDPVVGNLGGDGVQAVIADKDHFKVKTTLEDKRSLQPIHNGAIQFEQLSDSSFCAGCHQVVVQPGIGLEIVYQQYRQGPACKKGVSCQDCHMGAVPGKAMGYTYGPAAEVDKKTIHPQRKHANHVFYGPAYPLAHPGLFPHNEKSFRWKPDQWLQFDHRQGWGTKDFEEWVARNPSSYAFPDAWKLAQERIDARKVIDENQKLLDYKRQTAVEILENGSQINGPFFSGSPMAGKSLDFHYVVCNTSEGHNMPSGSLGAQPQLWLNVVLIGPQGNRIWESGDLDSNGDLRDLHSLDVRAGRIPRDPQLKNFQTKFLITNIKGTEREMYLPVNVDIDPLPFFRPGTVPYTVLNHPPFIRMEAHSIPPLDSRTAKYSVPADLLTQKGTYRLSVRLRSRVEPPYFLLFCDGTPDMLTSLNEAILDVHPYSTEFTIR